The Puntigrus tetrazona isolate hp1 chromosome 23, ASM1883169v1, whole genome shotgun sequence genome has a segment encoding these proteins:
- the LOC122328822 gene encoding PGC-1 and ERR-induced regulator in muscle protein 1: MDDFEYSVHISDQDWDCFFQECEDCDLLSPVLASREDSGMSDIDEIGCLFRSRTPAVGTAPTDPDPDLQIDGPPDCEGSPVCNYLSKYGIRSPEQVLSGSEEDLHLQTVNLFFEQLKIVTENQQPLEQSHVIIHASEKTGHPEGNQDIPSGRNKSNLRGEITKQGAAHTWGDIVSEKSSVYAQENASMSDTELVIGKKLFTTPLITVRTKQEKQGRCLSKDLQLIPETKPPEKEKMVMVNRKEVIDPYPARQIIAQLDAISSSDSKDSPIGQFPVSPSRRKRRKKKRMNVEPLEQGHEDKNYQKSESEEERFIQWEEISNLPANVWKTEQLSLQRIKTPLIAHNTDYLQLRNTFDLEASADCKFSKSLPVSFTSNLGTTLPKPEVGHISFNTLSKGMHDTSLVNNGQLKAKICELSLLPQIDEVLNVKESGLNLTESLQFDPAVHLRESRNSITETLSAPLSDNSDPGCQRKSLLSPSVSIDVDLTEPPSSTSFKLSEDKDLSCLGKETDCSPLKNYEQTIPSNSNIAEIQATEERSLSLTESIDRAESSSDRNSPETFACSQEASQKCKVCIHNNISEHQSHLVSETIEINTNIPLSETSAKTESHLSDNINDGADESITESRNKTSEVLIVNASSIKPWNSDESEDKRDISDNEVAVSARNNSEQLFCGKSIISSGSTEGMLTEKPTQDVSELPQNTVTEDTSSIELKSETKNLKRVSPEASNQLQCPVFAISSFWNEMEKLTINDILRLRLISNAQHPSILTQPEDGSIADTTDAADSGYFTQPDDSKPDRSSGDMSYISDLDEDLVQLQTPSPSKQEDESSEFPSSCGVMWENDLDPVFVSDEMVHTSSETALSEHLYTTNAQQCFRRMCKNMSVQNLQDLDTQPIRKILRNASMHSIHSEVEDDFMDPFYHVNTSGSKIFSDDEEEIESSGITFSEVVHYFFGEDEPERCTSRADNIAASYLDGPGTSLPETYDHFFSEFDSGSFVFPIVEESGGDKMVPIFSCSRSANRNLQFPEAYDYFFPDSPGSSDEDDENDNAAIKVVTRFDYKSPNHDPVDMYEHFLSEDESDFLWTNPLSLRKVRRTGFTVPKGNTCSGELVPVKTFPKGIVQPINALSPDGSPFPDSLLFNLENRIFQQLAEQQKKCMEIQTVVADPRLDAPFLPLRQADMCLVCIAFASWVLKSTGSGADTWKAALLANVSALSAIRYLRRHKREEVSGKTPLRQIEPA, encoded by the exons ATGGACGACTTTGAATACAGTGTGCACATCTCCGACCAAGATTGGGACTGTTTTTTTCAGGAGTGTGAGGACTGTGACCTGCTCTCTCCAGTGCTCGCCAGCCGAGAGGACTCAGGTATGAGTGACATTGATGAGATAGGCTGCCTTTTTCGAAGCAGGACCCCTGCCGTTGGCACAGCACCCACAGACCCGGATCCAGACCTTCAGATTGATGGTCCGCCAGACTGTGAGGGTTCACCTGTCTGTAATTACCTCAGCAAGTACGGAATACGTAGTCCAGAGCAGGTTCTCTCTGGCAGTGAGGAGGACCTGCACCTTCAGACTGTCAATCTATTCTTTGAGCAGTTAAAAATTGTCACTGAAAATCAGCAGCCCTTGGAACAAAGCCATGTTATCATCCATGCAAGTGAGAAGACAGGTCATCCGGAGGGTAACCAGGATATTCCATCTGGCCGAAATAAGTCCAATCTTAGGGGAGAAATCACTAAACAGGGTGCAGCTCATACCTGGGGTGATATAGTCTCAGAAAAATCATCTGTTTATGCACAAGAAAATGCATCAATGTCTGACACAGAACTAGTCATTGGAAAGAAGTTATTCACCACACCCCTAATTACAGTAAGAACGAAGCAAGAGAAACAGGGAAGATGTCTCAGCAAAGATCTACAGCTCATACCTGAAACAAAGCCACCTGAAAAAGAGAAGATGGTAATGGTTAATAGGAAAGAGGTGATTGACCCATATCCAGCAAGACAAATCATTGCTCAACTGGATGCTATAAGTAGTTCTGACTCAAAAGATTCACCAATCGGTCAGTTCCCAGTGTCACCTTCcagaagaaagaggaggaagaaaaagagaatgaatgTTGAACCACTAGAGCAAGGGCATGAGGACAAGAACTACCAGAAAAGTGAATCAGAGGAAGAGAGATTTATTCAGTGGGAAGAAATCAgcaaccttcctgcaaatgtctGGAAGACAGAGCAACTATCACTTCAAAGAATTAAAACACCTTTGATTGCACACAATACTGATTATTTACAGCTAAGGAACACATTTGACTTGGAGGCCTCCGCTGATTGTAAGTTTTCAAAAAGCTTGCCAGTATCTTTTACCAGTAATTTAGGCACCACACTTCCAAAGCCGGAGGTTGGACACATAAGCTTTAATACTCTTTCCAAAGGCATGCATGATACATCCCTTGTAAACAATGGACAATTGAAAGCAAAGATTTGTGAGCTGTCATTATTACCCCAGATAGATGAAGTTCTGAATGTAAAAGAAAGTGGATTAAATTTAACTGAATCCCTTCAATTTGATCCTGCTGTGCACTTAAGAGAGAGCCGAAACAGTATTACAGAGACCttatcagcacctctaagtgaTAATTCTGATCCAGGATGTCAGAGGAAATCCTTATTATCGCCTAGTGTTTCCATTGATGTTGATTTGACAGAGCCTCCTTCCTCTACATCATTTAAATTGTCTGAGGACAAAGATTTGTCTTGTTTAGGAAAGGAGACAGACTGCTCTCCATTAAAAAATTACGAACAAACAATTCCAAGCAATAGTAATATAGCAGAGATTCAAGCTACTGAGGAAAGAAGTTTGTCTTTAACTGAAAGCATTGATAGAGCAGAATCTTCTTCAGATAGAAACAGTCCAGAAACCTTTGCTTGTTCACAGGAGGCTtctcaaaaatgtaaagtatGTATTCATAACAACATTTCAGAACATCAAAGCCATTTGGTTTCTGAAACCattgaaataaacacaaatataccTTTAAGTGAGACAAGTGCAAAGACAGAGAGTCATTTGTCTGATAATATTAATGATGGAGCCGATGAAAGTATCACcgaaagcagaaataaaactagTGAGGTATTAATTGTGAATGCCTCATCCATAAAGCCATGGAATTCAGATGAATCAGAAGATAAGAGAGACATTAGTGATAATGAAGTTGCTGTTTCAGCCAGGAATAATAGTGAACAGCTATTTTGTGGAAAGTCCATCATATCTAGTGGTTCTACAGAAGGAATGCTCACTGAAAAACCTACTCAAGATGTTTCAGAGTTGCCTCAAAATACAGTTACTGAAGACACTTCCTCCATTGAATTGAAAAGTGAAACCAAAAATCTAAAGCGTGTTTCTCCTGAAGCTTCAAATCAACTTCAATGTCCTGTGTTTGCTATCTCCTCCTTTTGGAATGAAATGGAGAAGCTAACCATCAATGACATATTGCGTCTGCGGTTGATCAGTAATGCCCAACACCCAAGTATTCTGACCCAGCCAGAGGATGGTAGCATAGCAGACACTACAGATGCTGCAGACTCGGGCTACTTTACACAACCTGACGACTCTAAACCAGACCGCTCAAGTGGAGACATGTCTTACATATCTGATCTGGATGAAGACCTTGTACAGCTTCAAACCCCATCTCCTTCTAAGCAAGAGGATGAGTCGAGTGAGTTTCCCAGCTCTTGTGGTGTTATGTGGGAGAACGATCTAGATCCAGTGTTTGTGAGTGATGAAATGGTGCACACAAGTTCTGAAACTGCTCTTTCTGAACATCTCTACACAACAAATGCTCAGCAGTGCTTCAGAAGAATGTGTAAGAACATGTCTGTGCAGAATCTGCAAGATCTAGATactcaaccaatcagaaaaaTCCTAAGAAATGCCTCAATGCACTCAATCCATTCAGAGGTTGAAGATGATTTTATGGATCCTTTTTACCATGTGAACACATCCGGCTCAAAGATCTTTTCTGACGATGAAGAAGAAATAGAAAGCAGTGGTATAACGTTTTCTGAAGTAGTCCACTATTTCTTTGGTGAGGATGAACCTGAACGTTGTACGTCTCGTGCAGATAACATAGCTGCCTCGTACCTTGATGGTCCTGGCACCTCATTGCCTGAGACATACGACCATTTTTTTTCAGAGTTTGATTCTggaagttttgtttttccaattGTAGAAGAGTCAGGGGGTGATAAAATGGTTCCCATATTTTCCTGCTCGCGCTCAGCTAACAGGAACCTTCAGTTCCCAGAGGCTTACGACTATTTCTTCCCTGATTCCCCTGGAAGTtcagatgaagatgatgagaATGACAATGCGGCAATCAAGGTGGTGACACGGTTTGACTATAAGTCTCCCAACCACGATCCTGTTGACATGTACGAGCACTTCTTGTCTGAAGATGAGAGCGACTTCCTCTGGACGAACCCTCTTTCACTTAGAAAAGTTAGACGCACAGGTTTTACTGTCCCTAAAGGGAACACATGTTCTGGGGAACTTGTCCCTGTGAAAACATTTCCCAAAGGAATCGTTCAACCTATTAACGCCTTGAGCCCTGATGGGAGCCCTTTTCCAGACTCCTTGCTCTTCAACCTGGAGAACCGGATCTTCCAGCAGCTGGCTGAACAACAGAAGAAGTGTATGGAGATTCAGACAGTTGTTGCTGATCCTA GGTTGGATGCTCCATTTTTGCCTCTTAGACAGGCAGACATGTGCTTGGTTTGTATTGCTTTTGCCTCATGGGTGCTAAAATCAACTGGTTCAGGAGCAGACACGTGGAAAGCcg CTCTACTTGCGAACGTCAGTGCGCTCTCTGCCATACGATATCTGCGCAGACACAAGAGGGAGGAGGTCTCTGGAAAAACTCCTTTGCGTCAGATAGAGCCAGCATAA